One Qiania dongpingensis genomic window carries:
- a CDS encoding SOS response-associated peptidase, whose translation MCGRYSLFTDEENQEILRIVNAINARFPGNTMKTGEIFPTNTAPILSSDRNEIIPRMSIWGFPRFGAKGVIINARSETAAERPTFKKSLHSRRCAVPTTGFYEWSKDKTKYRFNLPHEKVLYLAGLYNEFEGENKFVILTTEANRSMADVHNRMPVILPRFMVEDWVLSDDFALSYVHENMPALEREALTEI comes from the coding sequence ATGTGCGGAAGATACAGTCTGTTCACAGATGAAGAGAATCAGGAGATATTGAGAATTGTAAACGCCATAAATGCCCGTTTTCCGGGTAATACCATGAAGACGGGAGAGATCTTTCCCACGAATACGGCTCCCATCCTGTCGTCAGACAGGAATGAGATAATTCCCCGGATGAGTATATGGGGATTTCCGCGCTTTGGAGCGAAGGGAGTAATCATAAATGCCCGTTCGGAAACCGCGGCTGAACGTCCGACGTTTAAAAAGAGTCTGCATTCCCGCAGATGCGCGGTGCCTACAACGGGGTTTTATGAATGGTCCAAGGATAAGACAAAGTATCGTTTTAATCTTCCCCATGAAAAGGTTCTGTATCTCGCAGGCCTTTATAATGAATTTGAGGGAGAGAATAAATTTGTTATCTTAACAACGGAGGCGAATCGCTCCATGGCTGATGTACACAACCGCATGCCGGTAATTTTGCCGCGATTTATGGTAGAAGACTGGGTATTGTCCGATGATTTTGCATTATCTTACGTCCATGAGAATATGCCGGCACTTGAACGGGAAGCACTTACAGAAATATAG
- a CDS encoding type II secretion system F family protein, which yields MGRNANKPLNNRELSTFCEQMSMMLKAGISVAEGISILMENLENSGGKAILESISGTLDAGGSLYAALVKTGVFPRYFLDMTEIGERAGQLDEVFSSLAVYYDRQEALSKNIKSAVTYPCIMIGMMLVVILVLIIKVMPIFSQVYSQLGTEMNGISKGIMGIGAWLSRYSLIFLILAAVLLLSAVYLFRTKSGRRHLDSIGRRFPLTRRIYETTSLSRFADGMAITLKSGLDSDESLELSGKLTESPALRKKIADCRKRTEDGADLGTAFRESGIFSGLYARMVSVGIFSGSLDQVMERVARQCAEESNDRISRAVSRLEPTLVAVMSILVGMILLSVMLPLMGIMTNIG from the coding sequence ATGGGACGTAATGCGAATAAGCCACTGAACAACCGGGAGCTTTCCACCTTCTGCGAGCAGATGTCCATGATGCTTAAGGCCGGTATCTCCGTAGCAGAGGGCATTTCCATATTAATGGAAAACTTGGAAAATTCAGGTGGAAAAGCCATCCTGGAATCTATTTCCGGCACCCTGGACGCAGGCGGCAGTCTCTATGCCGCTCTGGTAAAAACCGGTGTCTTTCCCCGTTATTTCCTGGATATGACGGAGATTGGAGAACGGGCCGGGCAGCTGGACGAGGTATTTTCTTCTTTGGCCGTCTATTATGACAGACAGGAGGCTCTTTCCAAAAATATAAAAAGCGCCGTTACCTATCCCTGTATCATGATCGGCATGATGCTCGTGGTCATCCTGGTGCTCATCATCAAAGTCATGCCAATCTTCAGCCAGGTATATTCCCAGCTTGGCACGGAAATGAATGGGATCTCAAAAGGCATCATGGGGATCGGCGCCTGGCTCAGCCGCTACAGCCTGATCTTTCTGATTCTGGCTGCTGTCCTTCTTCTGTCCGCTGTCTATCTGTTCCGTACAAAAAGCGGCAGAAGGCATCTGGATTCCATCGGACGCCGCTTTCCTCTCACCAGGAGAATATACGAGACTACATCTTTAAGCCGTTTTGCCGACGGGATGGCAATCACCCTGAAAAGCGGCCTTGACTCGGATGAAAGCCTGGAGCTTTCCGGCAAGCTGACAGAAAGCCCGGCGCTCCGTAAAAAAATCGCGGACTGCCGGAAGCGGACGGAAGACGGGGCGGATCTCGGCACAGCATTCAGAGAATCCGGTATTTTTTCCGGTCTATACGCCCGCATGGTCAGCGTGGGAATCTTTTCCGGTTCCCTCGACCAGGTTATGGAACGGGTAGCCCGCCAGTGCGCGGAAGAATCCAACGACCGCATCTCGCGGGCGGTATCTCGTCTGGAGCCGACTTTGGTGGCCGTCATGTCCATTCTGGTAGGCATGATACTGCTTTCTGTGATGCTGCCGCTAATGGGCATCATGACTAATATCGGATGA
- a CDS encoding toxin regulator, translating into MKKKLLGVFCAASLLLTGCSSGVPQEEHESLKADYESVKTDLESAKASQESASSELENVKSQSESLSSSLEQLQNEYNTYKESMSAYEGLSAAEAEARRIEAESIAAAEAESKAQAEAEAAAAAEAAAKVGYETGITYDQLARTPDEFKSQKVKFSGKVVQVIEGTGKVQIRLAVDSDYDTILLGEYDSSIVGSRVLEDDKITIYGTSIGTISYQSTMGGTITIPGVSIEKIDQ; encoded by the coding sequence ATGAAAAAGAAATTATTAGGGGTTTTCTGTGCAGCATCACTATTGTTGACCGGATGTTCTTCCGGAGTTCCTCAAGAGGAGCATGAATCATTAAAAGCAGACTATGAATCGGTAAAGACAGACCTGGAATCCGCAAAGGCCAGCCAGGAGTCGGCCAGCTCAGAGCTGGAAAATGTAAAGAGCCAGTCAGAATCTCTGTCCTCTTCCCTGGAACAGCTTCAAAATGAATACAATACTTACAAAGAATCTATGAGTGCGTATGAAGGCCTTTCCGCTGCCGAGGCGGAAGCCAGAAGAATAGAAGCGGAATCCATCGCCGCTGCCGAGGCGGAGTCAAAAGCTCAGGCAGAAGCAGAAGCGGCCGCTGCCGCAGAGGCCGCCGCAAAAGTGGGTTATGAGACGGGGATCACTTACGATCAGCTGGCGCGGACACCGGATGAGTTCAAATCTCAAAAGGTGAAGTTCTCCGGAAAGGTAGTTCAGGTAATAGAGGGCACCGGAAAAGTACAGATAAGGCTGGCCGTAGACAGCGATTATGATACTATCCTTCTGGGAGAATATGACTCGTCCATCGTTGGGTCCCGGGTACTGGAAGATGACAAGATCACCATATACGGCACTTCCATCGGAACCATCAGTTATCAATCTACCATGGGCGGTACCATAACTATTCCCGGCGTTTCCATTGAAAAGATCGATCAGTAA
- a CDS encoding type IV pilus twitching motility protein PilT, with protein sequence MNITEYLTEATDQGASDVFIVVGRPLSIKVNGILREMTDSPLMPADTEQLIKEIYDMDEGRDMDRLIKSGDDDFSFAVRGVSRFRASVYKQRGTLAAVVRVITFQIPEPAELGITPEVLGLADYTKGLVLVTGPAGSGKSTTLACIIDQINSTRENHIITLEDPLEFLHSHKKSIVSQREINSDTESYIAALRAALRQSPDAILLGEMRDYETIQVAMTAAETGHLILSTLHTVGAANTIDRIIDVFPPNQQHQIAVQLSMVLRAVVSQQLVPAVDGRRIPVFERMTVTPAIRNMIRENKIHQIDGVVYSSNTGEMASMDNGLQKLYKSGRITAAAALQYASNPEMLAKKL encoded by the coding sequence ATGAACATCACTGAATATTTGACGGAAGCGACTGATCAGGGCGCATCTGACGTGTTTATCGTCGTCGGACGTCCTTTGTCCATTAAAGTAAATGGGATTTTGCGTGAGATGACAGACAGCCCTCTGATGCCGGCGGATACGGAACAGCTGATAAAAGAGATCTATGATATGGACGAAGGGAGGGATATGGACCGCCTCATAAAGAGCGGGGATGATGATTTTTCCTTTGCAGTCCGGGGCGTGTCCAGATTCCGCGCCAGTGTTTATAAGCAGAGAGGGACTCTGGCGGCTGTGGTGCGTGTCATCACGTTCCAGATTCCGGAGCCGGCGGAGCTTGGAATCACGCCGGAGGTACTAGGTCTTGCGGATTATACGAAGGGACTTGTCCTGGTCACCGGACCGGCCGGCAGCGGAAAATCCACGACGCTCGCCTGTATCATCGACCAGATTAACAGTACCAGAGAGAATCATATCATCACGCTCGAGGATCCCTTGGAATTTCTTCATTCCCATAAAAAGAGCATCGTCAGCCAGAGAGAGATCAACTCCGATACAGAGAGCTACATTGCGGCTCTGCGGGCGGCTTTAAGGCAGAGCCCCGATGCGATCCTGCTGGGGGAGATGCGGGACTATGAAACGATCCAGGTGGCGATGACGGCGGCGGAGACGGGACATCTGATACTGTCCACGCTTCATACCGTAGGGGCGGCCAATACCATTGACCGGATCATCGATGTGTTTCCGCCCAATCAGCAGCATCAAATCGCGGTACAGCTGTCCATGGTCCTCCGGGCGGTAGTGTCGCAGCAGCTGGTGCCTGCGGTGGACGGCCGTCGGATTCCTGTCTTTGAGCGTATGACTGTTACACCGGCCATACGGAATATGATTCGGGAAAATAAGATACATCAGATTGACGGTGTGGTGTATTCCTCCAACACCGGAGAAATGGCATCCATGGACAATGGGCTGCAGAAGCTTTACAAGAGCGGACGGATCACGGCCGCTGCAGCGCTTCAGTATGCCTCCAATCCGGAGATGCTGGCAAAAAAGCTTTGA
- the dinB gene encoding DNA polymerase IV: protein MDRPVILHSDMNNFYASVECLDNPSLQGKPVAVTGDPDARHGIILAKNYEAKKCGVTTGEPLWMAKQKCRDIIFIPPRYDRYIQVSQDAHEIYEEYTDRVETFGLDECWLDVTASTHLFGQGKEIADTIRSRIKKELGITASIGVSFNKIFAKLGSDLHKPDATTVIGEDFKSKIWNLPANMLLYVGKATYSKLIKYGIHTIGDLACTDINFIERLLGKNGIMLWAFANGLDQSPVSHVYSRRIIKTIGNSTTTPRDLSDETDIKIILYILAESVAERMRKEHFYCRSVQISIRDNTLFTFERQGRLVLPSCTSQAIFQKAFELYQRNRPANPVRSLGVRACNLIYTEYRQLSFLQDAVKDQKQEDLERAIDRIRERHGHYSVQRGIMLADRKLSHLDPIAEHTIYPESFLKAQHQSQ from the coding sequence ATGGACCGGCCAGTGATTTTGCATTCTGATATGAATAATTTTTATGCGTCAGTGGAGTGCCTCGATAACCCCTCTCTACAAGGAAAGCCCGTGGCCGTGACAGGAGATCCTGACGCCCGTCATGGAATTATTCTGGCTAAAAATTATGAAGCGAAGAAATGCGGGGTTACGACCGGGGAACCGTTGTGGATGGCAAAGCAGAAGTGCCGCGATATCATTTTCATACCGCCGCGATATGACAGATATATTCAGGTATCTCAGGACGCCCACGAGATATACGAGGAGTATACGGACAGAGTGGAGACCTTCGGTTTGGATGAATGCTGGCTGGATGTGACCGCGTCGACGCATCTGTTCGGTCAGGGGAAGGAGATTGCCGATACCATCCGCAGCCGGATAAAGAAGGAGCTTGGCATAACGGCAAGCATCGGCGTTTCTTTTAATAAGATATTTGCCAAGCTCGGCAGTGACCTCCATAAGCCTGATGCGACTACGGTCATCGGAGAGGACTTTAAATCCAAAATTTGGAATCTTCCCGCGAATATGTTATTATATGTAGGAAAAGCGACCTATTCCAAATTGATCAAATACGGAATCCACACCATTGGGGATCTGGCTTGTACGGATATTAATTTTATTGAACGGCTGCTTGGAAAAAACGGCATCATGCTTTGGGCGTTTGCGAATGGTCTGGATCAGTCACCCGTTTCCCATGTTTATTCCCGCCGGATTATTAAGACGATCGGAAACAGCACCACGACACCACGGGATCTGTCGGATGAAACAGATATTAAGATTATTTTATATATTCTGGCTGAGAGCGTAGCGGAGAGGATGAGAAAAGAGCATTTCTATTGCCGGAGCGTACAGATATCCATCCGGGACAATACTTTGTTTACTTTTGAACGCCAAGGACGGCTTGTCCTTCCGTCATGTACCTCTCAGGCAATCTTTCAAAAAGCGTTTGAGCTGTACCAGAGAAACCGTCCGGCAAATCCGGTGAGGAGTTTAGGCGTCCGCGCCTGCAATCTGATCTATACAGAATACCGGCAGCTTTCTTTTTTACAAGACGCGGTCAAAGATCAGAAACAAGAAGATTTGGAGCGGGCCATTGACCGGATACGGGAACGCCATGGACATTATTCCGTACAACGGGGAATCATGCTGGCAGACAGAAAGCTGTCCCATTTGGACCCAATCGCAGAGCATACGATTTATCCAGAATCGTTCTTAAAGGCCCAACATCAATCACAATAG
- a CDS encoding ClpP family protease, producing MGKHKSGQKSGGGQRSGNGRAWYERVENGYHIGEEQERKKNMGDGVMKDKTEKEVQSGRAEWKELSDGSTVRNSSGENGAENQASDNQVKDEKIQDYGQVVLDEGNGKEKGKIYLLSIIGEIEGHENLNSSSKTTKYEHVLPKLAQIEDSEDIDGVLLLINTQGGDVSSGLALAEMVASLSKPTVSLIIGDSHSIGVPLAVSADDSFIVPTATMLIHPVRMTGMTIGAPQTYHYFQRIQDRITGFVADHSKMPQDKIEELMMSTKDLTKDLGTLLVGEDTVRLGLIHQVGGIDKALKRLHEMIDERRNEA from the coding sequence ATGGGAAAACATAAAAGCGGCCAGAAATCTGGCGGCGGGCAGAGAAGCGGAAACGGCAGAGCCTGGTATGAACGGGTTGAAAACGGCTATCATATAGGAGAAGAGCAGGAAAGGAAGAAAAATATGGGAGACGGCGTCATGAAGGATAAGACCGAAAAAGAGGTCCAGAGCGGCAGAGCAGAATGGAAGGAATTATCCGATGGCAGTACCGTCCGGAATTCATCTGGAGAAAACGGAGCGGAGAACCAGGCTTCCGACAATCAGGTGAAAGATGAAAAGATCCAGGATTACGGTCAGGTGGTACTGGATGAGGGAAACGGAAAAGAAAAAGGAAAGATTTATCTCCTTTCTATCATCGGGGAGATCGAAGGCCATGAGAATTTGAATTCAAGCAGCAAAACGACGAAGTATGAGCATGTACTGCCAAAGCTGGCTCAGATTGAAGACAGTGAGGATATAGACGGCGTTCTTCTGCTCATCAATACACAGGGCGGAGACGTATCCAGCGGGCTGGCGCTGGCTGAGATGGTAGCGTCCCTCAGCAAGCCTACGGTCTCTCTGATAATCGGTGACAGCCATTCCATCGGCGTACCGTTAGCCGTGTCGGCGGATGATTCTTTTATCGTTCCTACGGCTACTATGCTGATCCATCCGGTCCGCATGACCGGCATGACGATCGGCGCACCTCAGACGTACCATTATTTTCAGAGGATACAGGACAGAATCACGGGTTTTGTGGCAGACCATAGTAAGATGCCTCAGGATAAGATCGAGGAGCTGATGATGAGCACCAAGGATCTGACTAAGGATCTGGGAACACTTTTGGTGGGAGAGGATACCGTCCGTCTGGGCCTCATTCATCAGGTGGGAGGGATCGACAAAGCTCTGAAGCGGCTGCATGAGATGATAGATGAACGGAGAAACGAAGCCTAA
- a CDS encoding transglutaminase-like domain-containing protein, which yields MYHKRFVLFFSLIACAVLFLCGCGSDKEPNASSVQKETNSGPENETGGGSRDSTPVVLVPDPSGEVTYGNELVSMDASHLEDGYVMVRYTGNVEKVKLQLLTPSGTLYTYTMQDGYETFPLTDGDGTYKISVFERQAGTESNYINAFSQTVEAFITNEFSPYLYPNQYVNFTPDSKTVAKGAELAEGASDDLEVITRVYDYIVRNISYDKNKASSVQSGYVPEVDEILVSGTGICFDYAALMAAMLRTQRIPTRLEIGYAGTVYHAWISTHIDELGWVNGIIEFDGSEWKLMDPTFAANSSSKDLKDFIGKGDNYQTKFIY from the coding sequence ATGTATCATAAACGATTCGTTCTTTTTTTTAGTCTGATTGCCTGTGCCGTATTGTTTCTGTGCGGCTGTGGTTCCGATAAAGAGCCAAATGCTTCTTCTGTCCAGAAGGAAACAAATTCCGGTCCGGAAAACGAGACTGGCGGCGGGAGCCGGGACAGCACTCCTGTAGTCCTTGTTCCGGACCCTTCCGGAGAAGTCACCTACGGGAATGAGCTGGTATCCATGGATGCTTCCCATCTGGAGGATGGCTATGTGATGGTCCGATATACCGGAAATGTGGAAAAAGTAAAGCTCCAGCTCCTCACTCCCTCCGGAACTCTTTATACGTATACGATGCAGGACGGATATGAAACGTTTCCGCTCACGGACGGCGACGGCACTTATAAAATCTCGGTATTCGAACGGCAGGCCGGAACGGAATCCAACTATATCAATGCTTTTTCCCAGACGGTGGAAGCTTTTATCACCAACGAATTCTCTCCTTATCTCTATCCCAACCAATATGTGAACTTTACGCCTGACAGTAAGACCGTGGCCAAAGGCGCTGAATTGGCCGAGGGTGCTTCCGACGACCTGGAAGTGATAACCCGCGTATATGATTATATCGTCCGTAATATTTCTTATGATAAAAACAAGGCAAGCTCTGTGCAGAGCGGCTATGTGCCTGAGGTGGATGAAATCCTCGTTTCCGGCACAGGCATCTGCTTCGATTACGCCGCTCTGATGGCCGCGATGCTGCGGACACAGCGGATTCCGACCCGTTTGGAGATTGGATACGCCGGAACGGTATATCATGCCTGGATCAGCACTCACATCGATGAGCTGGGCTGGGTAAACGGCATTATTGAATTCGACGGGTCCGAATGGAAGCTCATGGATCCGACCTTTGCCGCCAATTCCAGCTCCAAGGATCTGAAGGACTTCATCGGCAAGGGAGACAACTATCAAACAAAGTTTATCTATTAA
- a CDS encoding AfsR/SARP family transcriptional regulator, with product MGTEQLRIKMFGEFSIQNEFHQYAPTSSKSMQITTLIAYLIANKGVEVSKDKLIEILWPEEELSNPTGALRNLVYRARRELTRFFPGISANCILFTRNAYAWNGALDCQIDIERFETLYNLAQKESYEVQQYRYYQEMFRLYQGNFLPSLNQEEWVMFRSIYYQNLYVKCVMAMCDHLKADGQYQEILELCEQANHLDIMNENIHKETLNAYLQLGYPHKALDYYHDILNLFNNKYGVDISESLEDLYYKIIQATRSQQMNIDDLEENLKEDKNSKGSFYCNFDVFKNIYQINMRSLHRIRSKRYLVLLTLKDTDNRETITSDVKAEMDILRNVIRHFLRKNDVFTQSSYSQFSLILTVPNEAGCHIAIERTRARYEQERQSPNVALEINIKEII from the coding sequence ATGGGAACAGAACAGTTACGCATAAAAATGTTTGGCGAATTTTCCATACAGAATGAATTTCATCAGTATGCTCCCACCTCCAGTAAAAGCATGCAGATTACTACTTTGATCGCATATTTGATCGCGAATAAAGGCGTGGAGGTCTCCAAGGATAAGCTCATTGAAATTCTCTGGCCGGAAGAAGAGCTTTCCAATCCTACCGGCGCGCTCCGAAACCTGGTATACCGGGCAAGGCGCGAGCTGACCAGGTTTTTTCCCGGCATATCCGCCAACTGTATCCTTTTCACTCGGAACGCCTACGCCTGGAACGGCGCTCTGGACTGCCAAATCGACATCGAGAGGTTTGAGACTCTTTACAATCTGGCCCAGAAAGAATCCTATGAAGTCCAGCAGTACCGCTATTACCAGGAAATGTTCCGATTATACCAGGGAAACTTCCTCCCCTCCCTGAACCAAGAGGAGTGGGTGATGTTCCGGAGCATATATTACCAGAATCTGTATGTCAAATGCGTCATGGCCATGTGCGATCATTTGAAAGCCGACGGACAATATCAGGAAATCCTGGAGCTATGTGAGCAGGCCAACCATCTGGATATCATGAACGAGAATATCCATAAAGAGACCTTAAACGCCTATCTCCAGTTGGGATATCCCCATAAGGCCCTGGACTATTATCATGATATCCTCAATCTGTTCAATAATAAATATGGAGTAGATATTTCCGAATCCCTGGAAGATCTCTACTATAAAATCATCCAGGCGACCAGAAGCCAACAGATGAACATCGATGATCTGGAAGAAAATCTGAAAGAGGACAAAAATTCCAAAGGAAGCTTTTACTGCAATTTCGATGTATTTAAAAATATCTACCAAATCAATATGCGTTCTCTGCACCGCATCCGGAGCAAGCGTTACCTGGTGCTCCTGACTTTGAAGGATACGGACAACCGGGAAACGATCACCAGTGATGTCAAGGCAGAAATGGATATCCTGAGAAATGTGATCAGGCACTTTCTGCGTAAAAACGATGTCTTTACCCAATCCAGCTATTCCCAATTTTCTTTGATCCTGACCGTGCCCAATGAAGCCGGCTGCCATATCGCCATAGAGCGCACCCGTGCCCGCTATGAGCAGGAACGGCAGTCTCCAAACGTAGCGCTGGAAATAAATATCAAGGAAATCATCTGA
- a CDS encoding PTS sugar transporter subunit IIC/EAL domain-containing protein, with the protein MYTRLMKLIYKIENNRIFSSIKKGFILLIPVLLVGSFALLFKNFPVPAFQRFLEAGIGAVLLEILNFLFDSTVGFMSVYLVMSISYYYSETMEIRSRFLQVMSMLVSMICFVASFGGASGSMELSDMGPVGVFTAMFTAIAATKLFYVLNSRISERRRFYAPGSDTDYRNSLSVLYPLLLCVLIFIVGRFLVQRITGADNLNDLISNSIVALFENMDGGFGVGALYVLVLNILWVFGIHGGNAMEYVAQSYLVPNDTVPGVIVSKSFLDNFVMIGGCGAAICLLLALLFFAREKDNRQLARSAAPAVLFNINEILVYGLPIVLNPIMVLPFILTPLCAYLIAYGATVVGFLPVVETTVTWTTPVLFSGYLATGTVHGVIVQLITVAAGTLLYAPFICLSEKMRKSQAKTLLQELTEHLKKQQEEGKALDVLERHDSMGMLARNMASKLRIDVEAEALPLGYQPQFHSEKGIIGAEALLRWQYAGESVYPPLAVELAREDGFFDRLTQCVMRSSMDACRILLREGHMLEISMNITAEQLNNPRFVDKVIRLADEYGVSGFFCLEVTEETSVENLKSIAEHIERLKENGIMVLVDDFSMGSTSLKYLQGNGFYAVKLDGGLVKQAAENERSRDIVASIITLGKTLDYTVIAEYVETEDIRDKLKALGCHIYQGYLYSPAVPFEKLKEML; encoded by the coding sequence ATGTATACAAGGTTAATGAAGTTAATCTATAAAATTGAAAATAACCGAATATTTTCTTCTATTAAAAAGGGATTTATTTTATTGATTCCGGTTCTGCTGGTGGGCTCTTTTGCACTGCTGTTTAAAAATTTCCCAGTGCCGGCGTTTCAAAGGTTTCTGGAAGCCGGTATAGGAGCGGTCCTGCTGGAGATTCTGAATTTTCTATTTGATTCCACAGTCGGTTTCATGTCGGTGTATCTTGTGATGAGCATCAGTTATTATTATTCTGAGACCATGGAGATACGCAGCCGTTTTCTGCAGGTGATGTCGATGCTTGTTTCCATGATCTGCTTTGTGGCTTCCTTCGGCGGAGCGAGCGGCTCCATGGAATTGAGTGATATGGGGCCTGTGGGCGTATTTACCGCCATGTTTACGGCAATAGCGGCTACTAAGCTGTTTTATGTACTCAATTCACGGATTTCCGAGCGCCGCCGTTTCTATGCGCCGGGCTCTGACACGGATTACCGAAATTCCCTTTCTGTACTCTATCCGCTGCTTCTCTGTGTCTTGATTTTCATAGTTGGAAGATTTTTGGTACAGCGTATTACCGGAGCGGATAATCTGAATGATCTGATCTCAAATTCTATCGTCGCTTTGTTTGAAAATATGGACGGAGGATTTGGAGTAGGGGCGCTCTACGTACTAGTCTTAAATATCCTGTGGGTTTTCGGGATTCACGGCGGGAATGCGATGGAATATGTGGCACAGTCATATCTGGTTCCGAATGATACGGTGCCGGGTGTCATTGTGTCCAAATCATTCCTGGATAACTTTGTCATGATCGGCGGATGCGGCGCGGCTATCTGCCTCCTTTTGGCGCTTTTATTCTTTGCCAGGGAGAAAGACAACCGCCAGCTTGCCCGGTCGGCGGCTCCCGCCGTCCTTTTCAATATTAACGAAATTCTGGTATATGGTCTCCCGATCGTGCTGAATCCGATTATGGTCCTGCCTTTTATACTGACGCCGCTTTGTGCTTATCTGATCGCGTATGGAGCGACTGTGGTGGGTTTTCTTCCGGTGGTCGAAACGACCGTCACATGGACGACTCCGGTGCTGTTCAGCGGTTATCTGGCCACGGGGACCGTTCACGGAGTAATCGTACAGCTAATAACGGTGGCGGCCGGGACCTTGCTCTATGCGCCGTTTATCTGTCTTTCTGAAAAGATGAGAAAAAGTCAGGCAAAGACTCTTCTGCAAGAGCTTACGGAGCATCTGAAGAAGCAGCAGGAGGAGGGAAAGGCCCTGGATGTCCTGGAACGTCACGACAGTATGGGGATGCTTGCCAGAAATATGGCGTCCAAGCTCCGGATCGATGTGGAAGCGGAGGCTCTTCCTCTTGGCTATCAGCCCCAATTCCACAGTGAAAAGGGGATCATTGGAGCGGAAGCTCTGCTTAGATGGCAATATGCCGGCGAAAGCGTTTATCCTCCGCTGGCTGTGGAATTGGCCAGGGAGGACGGATTTTTTGACCGTTTGACACAGTGTGTGATGCGGTCCTCGATGGATGCCTGCCGGATTCTGCTCCGGGAAGGGCATATGTTGGAAATCTCCATGAATATCACGGCGGAACAGCTGAATAATCCACGGTTTGTGGATAAGGTGATCCGGCTTGCCGACGAATATGGCGTCTCCGGTTTTTTCTGTCTGGAGGTAACAGAAGAGACGTCTGTGGAAAACCTGAAATCCATCGCGGAACATATTGAACGTCTGAAAGAAAACGGGATCATGGTGCTGGTGGATGACTTCAGCATGGGAAGCACCAGTCTCAAATATCTTCAGGGCAATGGCTTTTATGCGGTCAAACTGGACGGAGGCCTGGTCAAACAGGCTGCGGAAAATGAGAGAAGCCGGGATATCGTCGCGTCCATCATTACCCTCGGGAAGACTCTGGATTATACGGTAATTGCGGAGTACGTCGAGACAGAGGATATCCGTGACAAGCTGAAAGCGCTTGGCTGCCATATTTATCAGGGTTATCTGTACAGTCCTGCTGTGCCGTTTGAAAAATTAAAGGAAATGCTGTAA
- a CDS encoding DUF4860 domain-containing protein, whose protein sequence is MRPKTDFLFTLVLFCVFAVSALGLVITGVNVYGRTVSSMEKNYTSRTALSYVAEKIRQNDTAGGIKTADNMLCLSQISENEEYVLYIYEHEGSLMELLTRPELPFDPDAGQEILEVSGFSVSEKSDGLLEISAEEKHEGTVSLYLHLKSSGT, encoded by the coding sequence ATGAGACCGAAAACCGATTTCCTATTCACCCTGGTACTCTTCTGCGTTTTCGCAGTGTCGGCTCTGGGACTCGTCATCACCGGCGTCAACGTCTATGGAAGGACTGTCTCCTCCATGGAAAAAAATTATACCAGCCGGACTGCCTTATCCTACGTCGCGGAAAAAATACGGCAGAACGATACGGCGGGAGGCATCAAAACGGCCGATAACATGCTCTGCCTTTCACAAATCAGTGAAAATGAGGAATACGTATTGTATATATACGAGCACGAAGGTTCTTTGATGGAGCTCCTGACTCGTCCGGAGCTGCCCTTCGACCCAGACGCAGGCCAGGAAATACTGGAAGTGAGCGGATTTTCCGTTTCCGAAAAATCAGACGGCCTTCTGGAAATCTCCGCGGAGGAAAAGCACGAAGGCACCGTCTCTTTATACCTGCATCTCAAGTCTTCGGGAACCTGA